The nucleotide sequence ACAATTATGCATACGAATATTAAGTTAAATATTTTGAACATGAAACTTTATGATCATGAGTCTGCTTCTAAATCTAACAATAACTAACTGATTTTTTTAGCTTCAGTTTAGTTAGTACATAGAGTTGCATACCCTTTTACACGCAGAGATCGGATGATGAACCATCGGTTGTCCTGCCAGTGGGAAAAGTGGCTTTGGAATATTGAGTGACAATGGCCTGAACCGAGTACCTAAATAACaacaaaaaagaagaaaaacttGTAACATATAATTATTACACCAAAAAAGTAGAAAAAATTCTCTTCACAATCAAATTCCACTGAAAAATACATGTAATTGCAGGTGGTAAACTTGAACACATGCATAATTTCTCAAATTTAACACAATAAGAAAGCAAATCAACTGCAAATTAAGATGGTGAAGTGTGCAATAACACAAGTAGTATGATCAGCTAAACAGTAGGAGATCTAGTGAATTGTAATCGAGTAAGAATGAAAATTTGTAATAAGTTATAGAAGCAATTGAAGTTAAGACGAGACCTTTGGTGGGACCACCAACCATGATCACAGCAACAGCTCTTTCATCTGTGGTCGTCATCCCCATTCGATACCTTGAATCAAACTATGAATTGCTGAATTGTAATTGGCGCCTAATTTGTTACTGAATGAGATTGGTGTGGATCTGAATCTGGGAGTGTGACTGTGTGGTTGAAATGTTGAGGGAGGAGTGAATTTGAAGTGGACCACTCGATCCGGGATAATTAGATGGTATATCTCTATGCCCACTTGGGAtccttttaaagatttttatataGCTAGGCTATGTGTTACGGATATGTGAAATGCGAATAGAAAGTATATGTTGTATATGTGTTACGAAGACGGTGGAGCTTTCACATTCAAGTTTCCTGTTTTGTCGCCCCTTAAATATACCGAGGCTTTGTTTTATGTTTTGGGAGGTGTGAAATGTGAATAGAAAGTGTGTTGTATATGTGTTACGAAGGTGGTCGAGCTTTCACATTCAACTTCCGTGCCCCTGTGTTTGTGCCcccttttaaagatttttatataCTGAGGAGGTTGTGTTATGGGATGTGTGAAATGTGAATAGAAAGTGTGTTGTATATGCATTACGGAGATAGTGGAGCTTTCACATTCAAGTTTTGTTAATGTAAGCTTGAAACTTATTGGTTGACTGGTTGTTGAGAATATGAGCGAtggttatatttgttatattgaaaaaGATCTTTTTTTCTATTCATAAATCTCTTTTAGGTTTTGAGAGCGAACCTTAGAGCAACTGGTAAGGTTGTTGCTTTGTGACCTTGAGGCCATCGGTTCAAGCCATGTAAACGGCCTCTTGCACAAAGTGTAGGGTAAGTTTGTGTACATCAAATCGTGAAGCGGTCCGCCCCACCTCCGACACTGCGCAAATGCGGAAGCGTAGTGCACCTGGTACCCTCTTATATATTTTGCGATACAACTGAGTACTGATTTTCTAAAATGTTCAGACTCCATGAAAATAAAAATTGGGTCTTATATCGACCGAAAAAAAATCTTGGGAACTTTATATTCAAACAATAAAGTAGAATATAAATCTTGAAACCAATCTTGCGAAACATATTTGACGCCCCATACACAATAGATCCAAAGAACTCCAAAATTAATTAAATGATCTCAAATGAGAGTACTACAATTTACGTTGGACCTTATGTGAGGTTCTTGTTTGGTCTTCAACAACAAAATCATGATTCATAAGATCAATCAAACAATATTACTTTCATGATAGGGGTGTAACGGTGTTACAAGATATTGGTTTAGGTATTGTCTTATGAGACACTTTTCCATTAAATTAAAAAGCCTTTGCTAGACTTCTCTTTTTTGTTCTTTTACTTCCTTGCTTCATCGGTTATTAGCAACCATCTCTATTTATTTCTTCATTACTAGTGAACGTATCTCAAAAGCCAGGGGCGGACCTATCATGCACGTAGGGTAGTCTCTGCTACCCTTTAACTTTTCACTGTAAGTGCAAATTTTTTTCGTTTCATCGTTTTTTCCATTCCACTAcccgaaaaaaaaaatattacgcTACCCCTCCTCAATAGCCCTACACCCTTCACCCTTGTACTCTTAAAGTTTAATTGAAAGCCCAAACAAATACAAAAGCCCACTCCCTTTGTTCTTTGTTTTTGAAGGCGGGACAATCTCAAAAGAACACTGCTTCAGCGACCTCACAGAACCATCGAGGACCCACTGCTGCTGCCGGCCAGCCGCTGCTCCGGCCTCCGAATCTCTGACATCCGGCCAGCCTACTCCGACCAGTTCCGGTCGCCTACCAATTTGGGTATTCTTCCACTTCTTCTTGTTTATATAAATTGTTAATTTGGAATTGTTTATGGGCAATTGAATGATTGTTTATGGTTAGCATTGATTATGGATTAGGGTTTATGTGTAAATTGGAATTGATTAGGGTTtatttgtatatcagaattgatTATGGTTTAAATTTTGTTTCTTCAAAAATTAGGGAACTTGGAAGATGAAAAAACAAAGTCTTATTAGCAATTTTTTTAAACGAAAATTCCAAGAAAATGATGATATTGGTCCAACTCCAAGTTTAAATATTGATGATGGTATCCAGGCAAATGTAGATATCGGTCCAAGTTCAAATATTGATAATGATATGCAAGAAAATGATGATATTGGTCTAAATATTCCTTCGGCTTTAAGTCCTTCAATACGAAATACAATCGATTTGGCTGATCTTCCTTCGGATCCCTCTGATAGACCACCTATTGCTAGTTATCATCCTAATCAAATAGATGACATAAGGAGAGCGTATCTTGTTAAAAAGGCTTTTCAACCACGAGGTCATGACTTTAAATGGACAAACTATTCTAGTGGTCGGAGACGTTTTAATGTGAAATGGTTTGATAAATATGATTGGTTGGAGTATAGCACTAAACAAGAAAAGGCATATTGCTTATGTTGTTACTTGTTTAATGAAAGTGTTGGTAATCAAGGTGGAAGAGAGGCTTTTGTAAGTGGAGGCTTTTGTAATTGGAGTAAACCAGGTGCCTTAAAAAAACATGTTGGGTTACTTAACAGTTTACATAATAAGGCGGCACAAAAATGCAACAATCTCTCGAACCAAAAGCGATCCTGTGATGCGAAAATCACTAAGCATAgtaaggaagaaaagattgcaaATCAGTATTGATTAATGGGTTTTGTTCGTAGTGCTGGATCCTATGATGCGAAAGTCACTAGCATTGGTTTTACCAGTTGCAACCGTTTTCTCTAAAATCAAGCTAATCAAGACAtatttacgcaatcgaatgggtGAAGAGTATTTGTGTGATGCTCTAATTTGTGCGATCGAAAGAGAAACTTTTGATAAAGTGAAGGAAAAGGATGTAAGGGCTCGATTTCAAGCTTTCAAAATCCAAAGAGAAATCTATTaggtatttttttaaatttatttattatcgTGTTTCTATTTTTGTTTCGTTTACATTGTATGAAGTAcggtaaaaaaaatttgaatgTTGCTCTTGAAATTTTGGTTTAGATCAGTCACTTGAATTTTGGTTTAGATCAGTCACTGTCAAAAGCATCTCACAAAATGGCATCTTTAGAGTTGCAGGATTGAAAGAATAATTGCGAGAACTATTGGAGTGTGGTTCCATTACAGCAAACGTATATTCGTTGGGCAgttgttcatcatcatcatcatcatactcagtaaatcccatcaatagcaaaactaagatagcgtctgaggagggtaagatgcagacagccttacctctaccccgaaggaatagagaggctgcttccagtgagacccccggctccatagtagttttgcatcaagccttggacataaggcgcTAACACATAAGGCGCTAACTCTCGGcaaaaggccgattagtgcatatACTCTCTTGTCGTTGGGCAACTGTTGGGATAACTAATTTGACCTAACTTTAAGGTGGTAATTTTTTATCAACAAAAGACACGAGGTTGAGACTACCAAATAAACAAGACGTGATATTAAGGTGGTAATCTATTATCAAACAAAGACATGAGGTTGAGGCTACCAAATTAATAAGACGTGATAGTGATTTCTACCGGCTTAAAGATACATTGTGTTATGAAAGAAAACTCGCAATCAAgtaaggccatggggtatggggcttgggttggggcgtgggttggctgaaaacgtccaagtcaccaccccgggggcttgggttgggcgtgggTTTTGGGCATGACCCCCATtggcgtgggtttgaagccgggcgtggggcgggctagcaaGTGATATGgcaggctctcaatggccaaaccaaactcatgcctcccaacccaagccccaccataccccatgggcgtgggtttgagtggtgggagggctcccattccacgtgttaaccaatgccccaacccaagccccaccataccccatggtctaaaGTAGATTAAAGCGAATTTGTTAATATTCACTGTAATCAACATACAtcttattatattttattttttctcTTAACGCAGGAAATTATAGAAACCATAAAAATATTATTGAGCTTAAGGAATGTGTGTTATAT is from Helianthus annuus cultivar XRQ/B chromosome 9, HanXRQr2.0-SUNRISE, whole genome shotgun sequence and encodes:
- the LOC110879771 gene encoding uncharacterized protein LOC110879771, which produces MKKQSLISNFFKRKFQENDDIGPTPSLNIDDGIQANVDIGPSSNIDNDMQENDDIGLNIPSALSPSIRNTIDLADLPSDPSDRPPIASYHPNQIDDIRRAYLVKKAFQPRGHDFKWTNYSSGRRRFNVKWFDKYDWLEYSTKQEKAYCLCCYLFNESVGNQGGREAFVSGGFCNWSKPGALKKHVGLLNSLHNKAAQKCNNLSNQKRSCDAKITKHSKEEKIANQY